CGCTTCCCTCCCTGTCCTCTGCACTACGTAAACTTAATATCTGGGTGGAGGAAGGTGGGGACGGGAGGCGGCGTTTTACCACGGAGGGGAAGAAGGCAGGACTTGGGACAGAAAAGGCATGCTCTCCATAGGCCGCATGGCGATGTTTAGAGGGCCCGTTATATTCATGGCAGTGGAGATGGGCATGGGAGTGGTTATAGCCACCGGGTGGGCGATATTCATGGGCGCCGTGGCCGGGATGTTGACTGAGGCGATGTTGACCGGCGCCGTGATGGTCACCGGGTGCGGGAGGTTGACCGGCGAGGTGATGTTGACCGTGTTGGTGGTAATGTTCATTTGCGCCGCGATGGTGACGGGGTTGCTGATGTTGCCGCGGTTCATGGTGGTGGTGATGGGCGCCGAGACCGTGACGGGGGTCACCGAGCCCGAGTTGCAGACGTCGTTAGTGTCTGGAAGAGAGGAGAATCAAAGGGGGACGggggaagaaggaaaaaaaaaaaaaaaaaaaaaaaaaaaaaacaagacgaGACACCGtgagcttgttgatctgcacttCCCTGATGCTTTCAATCAGCTGCGTTACAAAAGCGGGGCTCCAGTACACTTGGGACTCTGAAGCAGTGTCGTCTACAACGGGTCAGAGGTACTAGAGGAACCGCGGCCCTTTTAAATGGTGCTGCTGCAATTTCAACCACTGGGCTGCCTCAATAACTCTAAACTCCTTGAGTGTTTGTGCGAGAGCAATACAAGATCTTAATTCACCGCCAAACTGACATCACTAACATTTCAGAGCTCGAACCCACAGCAGAGGTTACAGATGGAATGACTGGGTTATGAGTTTTGGGTTTGATTTACATCCAAGTTATcatcccattaaaaaaaaaaaaaaactaatcttCATGGCACAGTTGAAGGAAGAACCCCACTGTTAACGTAATGATCTTGACCTCGAAGGAAAATCAAGAGGTGGAAGAAGTTAAACTCCAGCTTTAGTGTCTCTATGAAACCATAACGCAGTATCaatctttaaataaaacattgtaaaacagGTTCAGTCACCTGCATCTTGATCAATTCTGATGTACTGAACAGGGAGAATGCATGTTGCTTCTCTaacagagcaaaacaaaacaaaaaacaaaagggcaccaactgcaataataataataatagagatgCTTTTCGCATTTTATCCAGAGCCACTTACACAAACTAGAGGGTGAGCTGGTACTACAGATTACGACAGCACAAGTTTTTGCTCGGGGGGGAAAATCAGATAGCGGGACAGTGGCGGAGTCGGGGCTCGAACCAGGAATCTAGTACCTAGCCCTTCTCCCTCGACCACTGGCCCACCCCGCCCGATCTCGGACACTGTAGCTCAcggttttggttttggttttggggttttttgttttgtttttcactttaaGCTACAATATTACCTTTTCTTCCCCCTGTGGAGTTCCACTGCCAGTCCCCTAGGCCTATTCagaaatacagacacacacggtTATAAGGCCTGCTCCCCGGTCAGGCAAAGCTGTAGTGCCCAACGCTGGGCGAGTGGCAGCTGGGGAGGTGAGGCAGGCTGTTGCTTTAAAGGTGATTTCCCAGGATATGGAATTGGTTCTGCTTTTAACCAGTGAAATAGAGATTGAATCGGCTGCCTCTGGCTTCATTTTCCATCTGTGCGTTTTCAGTTTGTGGATCTGATCCAAACCAAACACCTTCTCGGCTAATTTTTCTGCCGATCTGCTTACAGGTTTACCGTGCTAGCACTGGATCGGATATGACGGTTTGGATGGAAAATGGAGGAACAGGCGGGGGAATCTAATTTTGGAATCAACAGGTTTTAAATCTGCAGATTTCGCTGGCGTTTGAAAGAGTCGGGACAGTTCCTTTAAAGCAAAGCGCATCTCACGGTCCGAGCCGCCACTCAGCTGGACACCACGGGGCCCCACTGTCCAGGGCGTCATCTTTCAGGGACTTGGGGCAATGGGATTGCAATGGACAGTGAAAGATAACTTTTGGGGAAAAATGTTGCTTTGAGGATCAGAaattgcacacagacacacaacagggTTCAGGGACACTCGCCTCTTTTTGCTGCAAGAGGTCAAATTGTAGGGAAGAATGCTGTTTTTGAAATGCTGTCCGTATTCAAATTCAGTGTTTGCGCTGAACGAATGTGTTGATCTGTTTTTAGAAGGCAATACTGCGCCTCTCAGGGCAATTGACATAATTAGGAGGAAAAAGCCTTTTTCAGATTAATGGAGGGGTTGCTTGGTTGGTGAAAATGAAACAGGATAACAGACAGGGTTAGGGGTgcacttttttgtgtttttttttcctccacagcttCAGAAACAAGGCTGGATTTTCACTCAATTGAATTAATGACATTTTTCattaaacaacacacacacaaacattcagGAAAGGAGCATTTATGAGAGAAGCATTTTCTGGGAGATTACATGTGTAGAGATCAATCTGTTAAATCCCAGAGAAAGGAATCAAAGAGACCACAGATGGAATcgttaaaaacattttcttgcaTAAACACACACGGTACACAAATACCATTTTCACACCAGAAGATGTGAGTGATGGACTTTGCAGAAGGAAAGCTCTCTAAagagaaaacattaataaatcattaaaaaaagccTTGGGTAATTTTATCCCCAGGTAAAACAAGTTCATTATGAAATTGAGGATTAgagcaattaaaataacaaaataaagacaaaatgaaGCTCAGAGTTGCTAGCAATCAACACAGAAGGGATAAAAGCAAGCATTATCCCCATCACAACTCCTCTGCGCCGCACTTCGTATACCACGTTGAAGAGGGTGGAGCCGAATCGTTTTACTTTTTGAAAACGCTTTTCCCACTTTGCGCACTACAACGAAATTAATTGCACACACCACTTTAAATTTAGACGCATCTCGGTGCAGAATTGTGCTACAGGCCATCCGCCTCTGTCAGCAGGAATACATGTCACCCGAATCGGCACATGAACCGACAGTGATGGGGAGACGGCAGCGCTGTGAAAATATCCAGCTGCAGCGGATTCGCGTTCAATACTCCTCAGTGTAATTTAGCTTTTAACAATCCTTAAATACTTACATGCACTTCTCCCAACTCACATTTACTAAATTGTTTACAGACCTACCCAccccccagaaaaaaaaaaactagtccCCTTTCCCTTTACTGCAAATTGTGTCGAACATAATAAGCGTCTGCCCCGCTCACGTCAAATCAAAAGGAGAAAAGGAAGTAGCGTGGCCTGGCGTGatttttggtttgttatttttttcgtTGGATCTGCGAAGCATGTAAGCTGAAGGATTTCTCTATCACCTTATATAAACCTCCCAAAAAGAAATCATGTCCCTGAGGGCATTTGTCAGTATTCTAGACATCATGagacactgaacaacacttCCTTTCACTTTTTGCTGGCTCCcatgaataaaataagaaacataaaataagacGCTGTATCCTGGGGGAGAACGACTCCCACAGAGATCACTGCTGCTGACCGCGCAAGCTCTTTGTCATACAAACGGATTCACTTTTCGATGTAGTGCGATAAATTGAAATCAATCGATTCAAAaggttttttaatttgtaattgtcGTGGTTGATGATGTTCGACTTTACAGGGAGAATGCAAGGCTGAGATGCTCAAGCACACCCACACCCTGCCATTGCATCCAGCCTGCACCCACAAAGGCTTATTTCTGAAGCAGCACGACATAGGACCAGAGGAGGCGATCAACAGAGTGGGACACGCTCCGATGCGACTAGGAATTTAAGAAATGCTGCGGCAAAAGCAGGTACCCAAAGTAAATGCGTCTTTCTTTAACCCCCACTCCGATTCCATTGCATTTTCGCCTCCCCATCTGCGTTTCATATAATGTAGAGAAATTACGATTGATAAACACATGCATTAATGCAAATAATGACTCCTCTCCTTTGGAAGAGGGATGTTTAttctatacaaacacacataaccAACTGCTGCTAAAACAGGCCTCCGTTCGCAACGCATTCTGCAGCTATTTGGGagattttccttttctgtcagtGTCCGTTTGTCTTAATCGCAAGCAGGCCACCCACCCTTCTCCGTGAATGCGGACTGTTCAACTAAAAAGCCGACTCAAGTCAGGAGGATAAAGCAGGGGAGAGAAGACAAAAAGGAGAGACCCACTGGGCGCACGTACCTTTGTTACAGGAAGTGTTGAAGTTGGTCTGCCCGTGCGTCTTTAGATGGCTGGTGATGTACGCCGCGCTGAGCATCTTGCCACAGATATTGCAGGTCACCTTCCCTTCGTGCCGGATCATGTGCGAGCGCAGTCTGTCTTTGGTAGCAAAAGCAGCTGTGCAGGCCTACAACACCAGAGGCACAGAAGCACACGTTTTTCCAAGTGCGGCAATAGAGCGCCCGCACTACGCACAACGCGCCGCGATGCGCTACCGAGAGGAGAGCGTGCGTCCTGAATTCCTCGACAGTCCAATCGTAATCTTTAAAGAACCGGCTGGAAAATCTCAAGTCCTCCTCCTTATCTCTACACAATCCTCAACCCCAGTGCTATCAGGATTAGGAAGTGTGCTTACCGTTACTTGGCATTTGAAGGGTCTTTCTGTGGAATGAACATGTTTCACGTGACAGCTTAGATGATCAGGTCTGCAAGAGAGAATAAAAACAGTTAACAACGATGTGGATAATATTATGCCACAGCGGTGCACATTTTAACAGCTGTAAATCCTGCGCTGCCGTATGAAAGCAGCTACAGTGCCTTGCCATTATTGACAGGTTCCGCCACTCAAACATTCCACAAACAAAGGAGCGTTTTCTCTGAGGATCCATTCATAATGCCAGGCATTCCTCTGGCAGTGCCACAAACCTGAAATACTTGTAGACATTTTTACAGACCACAGCAgtgattttttcccccctacCAAATTCTTCCATTCTGGTGGCCGAGAGAGACATGTCTTTTCGCAATTACACGACTGGTTCATACCGACCACAGAGGGAAAGCTCGATCAAATCAATTCAAGGAAGcattgcataaaaaaaaatatttttaaacaagcCTTAGTGCGAAAGATAAACCCTTTAACTAAAACGACTTTCCAAACTGATCATGGAAAAATCTCTCTGGCATACACTGCGCTACCACACCCATTTCATTCACCTTAAACGGGCGGTGTGCTGCAATTACTTCTGCCACAgttcaaacacaaacacagcgaTAATCTTAAAACACTCGCCGTTTTCAAGCCCTGCTCCGTTTCGGAAATGGCTGTTCTGAAAAAAACAGCTCTCTGGCAATGGCGGAAATGTTCCTAACGGAGGCTGTTTACTTTATTATTCAAGCTGAAATCAATTTACAAAAAGAATCCATTCACATCCACACGCCACAGATTTTGTGCATGCTGGGGATTTAGAGGAATAGCTCCAATCTGATATATAATAGAAAGGTCTATATAACTAGATGTTTCAGGGGTATTGGTTTCAAACGTGACATGTCACCGTTCCCCAGGATATTTCAGATTTGGCCTACCAGCGCCGATCACATTAATCGTGCGTCTTCAAGCCTGGCCTCTCCCAGGACAGGCGGCCGTCGCAGCCTGCCGACTCCCACATTTGCCAGAGGAAAGCCCcttttgagactggtacgtttCCACTGGTTAATCTTGCACTTCTAATAGAATTCCTCACGGGAGGGATGAGTGCCCGCTCACCGCACTGTGACATACAGATCAAAGCAGTCGACTGCGGAGCTCTCCGGAGCTACTGCCTCTCTTGGCAAGATGGGGagaatacaaattcaaataatTTTGTCATCAACTTATACCGTGTAACCATTGCGGTCTATTTTTTGTGTAAAGCACCGAAATAGCCGGCACCAAAGCGTGCATCCTGTAGAAGGAGCTTATAGAACACGGCATCAGCTTTTTGTCGTGGTTGTACGTCATCCTGGTACTTCATGGGATTACAAAAGCCCGAGTACAAAATGTTATGGTCTTCAATAGAAACCAATCCGGATTCTTAAAATTGCAAATGCTATTCTCCAGTAACGGACTATTCAGGCACATGCCCACATGCCCAAGGCACGCCTGGACTCCCACCTGGAGAAGCCCTTCCCGCAGACGGAGCAGATGTAGGGCTTGTTGATGCCTCCTTCATGGGAGCGCACGTGGTAGGTCATGCGGTCCTTCCTCTTGAAGCGCTGCTGGCAGATGGGGCATTCGAAGGGCTTCTCATCTGAGTGGGAGAGCTTGTGCCGGTTCAGGTGGTAGACGTCGCGGAAGGCCTTGCCACACATCTCGCAGCCGTGGTTCTTCTTCACCGGCTTGGCGGGCTTCTTGGGGGcagcctgctgctgctgctgctgttgctgctgctgctgctgctgctgttgggcctgctgctgctgctgcacggTGGGCATGGAGGAGGGCGACATGATGCTCGAGCCCGTAGACACCGAGGTGGTGGCGGTGGTCAGGATGCCCGCGATGGTGGAGACGTAGGAGGCGTTGCTGTTCTCCCGCGGCACGGTGGAAATGAGGGGCACCATGGTGGGCGCCGTCTGGGTGGTCTTCTTCGGCCGCGACACCATCTTGACGCCCGTGTGGCACGACTCATGCCTTCGTAGGTGGTAGCTGTCCCTGAAGGCCTTGTTGCAGTAGCCGCAGATGAAGGGCGTTTTGGTTTTCTGCTCCTTCTTCACCACTGGCACAGGCCCGCCCCCTCCGCCTCCACCCCCGCCCCCACCACCAGTTCCTCCGCCCGTCCCGCTGGCAACATTGTCCTTGAGGAGCTCGGCAGCGCTCGCCGGCGGCTTCTGGTCCAGAGGGATTGGCAGCACTGGCTTCTGGTCCTGCTGGTCCGACCCGGAGTTCAGGAGAGGCAGCAGGCTGTTCTGAGCCACCTGGTGCTGGTGATGCAATGCTTCATTTGCCtgcgggagagagaggagatgaaattcattcattaaaattagatcgttgagaaaaaaaaaaaaaatctaaaaatcaaACGGTATAccagtttttttccccactgaaAATGAAAGCTTCGCCAGCTGCGGTTTCTGTGTACCGTTACACCTTGAACACTGCAAAAGCGGCCGTGTGAAACAGCAAGACAAACTGTTCCTCTCTTTCATCGCTGCAAAAGGAATTTATTTGCACAATGAATACACTGGAAAGAGCAGATTTCCTCCCACATTTCTATAGGGCTGGTTGCTTTAGTAGGTGGTTTAGAAAGTGTTTAATTCAGCTCTACACATAACCTTCAGCGAGTTAATCACTGTCcttattatgaatattatgaAACTCCTTTGCTCATTCAggctttttaatattgttttattgtggcGTGCAAAGTAATTTTGTGCTGCTCATTCAAACATGTACGGAAAGCACGAACGCAcgcaagaaaaataactgcacatcaaacaaaaccaaaaaaagttTCATCAGTTCCAGCACAGGATAACCAATTCAGTCCTCACCGTTCGAGGCACTGAAAAGGGTTTCACGGACCTCAG
This sequence is a window from Amia ocellicauda isolate fAmiCal2 chromosome 22, fAmiCal2.hap1, whole genome shotgun sequence. Protein-coding genes within it:
- the vezf1a gene encoding vascular endothelial zinc finger 1 isoform X2, giving the protein MEPSWSTFLFQANEALHHQHQVAQNSLLPLLNSGSDQQDQKPVLPIPLDQKPPASAAELLKDNVASGTGGGTGGGGGGGGGGGGPVPVVKKEQKTKTPFICGYCNKAFRDSYHLRRHESCHTGVKMVSRPKKTTQTAPTMVPLISTVPRENSNASYVSTIAGILTTATTSVSTGSSIMSPSSMPTVQQQQQAQQQQQQQQQQQQQQQAAPKKPAKPVKKNHGCEMCGKAFRDVYHLNRHKLSHSDEKPFECPICQQRFKRKDRMTYHVRSHEGGINKPYICSVCGKGFSRPDHLSCHVKHVHSTERPFKCQVTACTAAFATKDRLRSHMIRHEGKVTCNICGKMLSAAYITSHLKTHGQTNFNTSCNKDTNDVCNSGSVTPVTVSAPITTTMNRGNISNPVTIAAQMNITTNTVNITSPVNLPHPVTITAPVNIASVNIPATAPMNIAHPVAITTPMPISTAMNITGPLNIAMRPMESMPFLSQVLPSSPPW
- the vezf1a gene encoding vascular endothelial zinc finger 1 isoform X1 produces the protein MEPSWSTFLFQANEALHHQHQVAQNSLLPLLNSGSDQQDQKPVLPIPLDQKPPASAAELLKDNVASGTGGGTGGGGGGGGGGGGPVPVVKKEQKTKTPFICGYCNKAFRDSYHLRRHESCHTGVKMVSRPKKTTQTAPTMVPLISTVPRENSNASYVSTIAGILTTATTSVSTGSSIMSPSSMPTVQQQQQAQQQQQQQQQQQQQQQAAPKKPAKPVKKNHGCEMCGKAFRDVYHLNRHKLSHSDEKPFECPICQQRFKRKDRMTYHVRSHEGGINKPYICSVCGKGFSRPDHLSCHVKHVHSTERPFKCQVTACTAAFATKDRLRSHMIRHEGKVTCNICGKMLSAAYITSHLKTHGQTNFNTSCNKGLGDWQWNSTGGRKDTNDVCNSGSVTPVTVSAPITTTMNRGNISNPVTIAAQMNITTNTVNITSPVNLPHPVTITAPVNIASVNIPATAPMNIAHPVAITTPMPISTAMNITGPLNIAMRPMESMPFLSQVLPSSPPW